A genomic region of Candidatus Dependentiae bacterium contains the following coding sequences:
- the pgk gene encoding phosphoglycerate kinase, whose product MLKPTLKDLILQENDTVFLRADLNVPLKIGKIVEDYKLQSILPTIDYLLNKKCKIVLASHLGRPKLENKNFNIDQSLSTSIFIDWFAAKDYKIKYLSTIDETPTFNDCDIVLLENLRFFSGEQKSDPQFATKLKKLANFYVNDAFALIHRNDTSITLLPELFEKNKKAFGLLMEKEFNNLQKIKNNPKQPFILILGGNKVADKIPLIEAFLDKPQAIRPQSILICGAMAYTFLKSQGQEVGKSLVEIASLEIAQNIMQKAKNQNVNIILPIDSYGSENLQSQTKILIDHKNFPNNLAGFDIGPKTIEMFCNEIKSAKTIFLNGTAGVYTHPHFAAGSRTILEAVATSDAYTVIGGGDGVAAAFLFNVADKIDYLSTGGGATLDFLSNKNEDFVAIKSMQK is encoded by the coding sequence ATGCTTAAACCAACACTAAAAGATTTGATTTTACAGGAAAACGATACTGTTTTTTTAAGAGCAGATTTAAACGTCCCTCTAAAAATCGGAAAAATCGTAGAAGATTATAAACTTCAATCAATTTTACCTACCATCGATTATTTATTAAACAAAAAATGCAAAATAGTACTAGCATCACACCTCGGACGACCAAAATTAGAAAACAAAAATTTCAATATCGATCAATCACTTTCAACATCGATTTTTATCGATTGGTTTGCAGCAAAAGACTATAAAATAAAATATTTATCAACGATCGATGAAACTCCAACTTTTAACGATTGCGATATTGTACTGCTTGAAAATTTACGATTCTTCAGCGGCGAACAAAAAAGCGATCCACAATTTGCAACAAAGTTAAAGAAGCTTGCAAACTTCTATGTAAATGACGCATTTGCACTGATACATAGAAATGACACATCAATCACTCTCTTACCCGAGCTTTTTGAAAAAAATAAAAAAGCTTTTGGCCTACTCATGGAAAAAGAATTTAACAATCTTCAAAAGATAAAAAATAACCCCAAACAACCATTTATCCTAATTTTGGGAGGTAACAAAGTCGCAGATAAAATTCCTCTCATCGAAGCTTTTTTGGATAAACCACAAGCCATTCGCCCACAATCAATCTTAATCTGCGGCGCTATGGCATACACTTTTCTTAAATCTCAAGGACAAGAAGTCGGTAAATCGTTAGTTGAAATTGCATCACTTGAAATCGCACAAAACATAATGCAAAAAGCCAAAAATCAAAATGTGAACATAATTTTGCCAATCGATAGCTATGGAAGCGAAAATTTGCAATCACAAACAAAAATTTTAATAGATCACAAAAATTTTCCTAATAATTTAGCAGGTTTTGACATCGGACCTAAAACAATAGAAATGTTTTGCAACGAAATTAAGTCTGCGAAAACAATATTTTTAAACGGAACAGCAGGCGTTTATACGCATCCCCATTTTGCAGCAGGAAGCAGAACTATTTTAGAAGCTGTTGCCACAAGTGATGCTTACACAGTGATTGGCGGCGGGGATGGTGTTGCAGCAGCTTTTTTGTTTAATGTCGCCGATAAAATTGACTATCTCTCCACAGGCGGCGGAGCAACTTTAGACTTTTTAAGTAACAAAAACGAAGATTTTGTAGCAATTAAATCTATGCAAAAATAA
- a CDS encoding ribose-5-phosphate isomerase — MKISIGCDHRGFELKEFLKIEIIQKSKELFADNFAIAWSDIGAFNDTRSDYPLFAQKVCKEILDKKADFGILICGSGVGMSIAANRFKKIYAALCWNEQVAKLVVCHDGANVLVLPSDFVSKEEALKIISIVLKEWHSKKNIEKRYKDRLKMIESF, encoded by the coding sequence ATGAAGATATCTATTGGATGTGACCATCGTGGTTTTGAATTAAAAGAATTTTTAAAAATCGAAATAATTCAAAAATCAAAAGAGCTTTTCGCAGATAATTTTGCGATAGCGTGGAGTGATATAGGCGCTTTTAATGATACTCGAAGTGATTATCCATTATTTGCACAAAAAGTATGCAAAGAGATTTTAGATAAAAAGGCGGATTTTGGAATTTTGATCTGTGGTTCTGGTGTTGGAATGTCGATTGCTGCGAACAGATTTAAAAAAATTTATGCAGCACTTTGTTGGAATGAGCAGGTTGCCAAGCTTGTTGTTTGCCATGATGGCGCAAATGTTTTAGTTTTACCTTCAGATTTTGTTTCAAAAGAGGAAGCTCTTAAAATTATTTCTATAGTTTTAAAAGAGTGGCATTCCAAAAAAAACATCGAAAAGAGATATAAAGATCGTTTAAAAATGATAGAAAGTTTTTAG